From a region of the Candidatus Paracaedimonas acanthamoebae genome:
- the asnB gene encoding asparagine synthase (glutamine-hydrolyzing), whose amino-acid sequence MYVNKGINVCGLNAILTQNSQEHHLYYLKEMHKGLYHRGPDDEGFLSWNQYDDLKQSTNFENLSTGQVLLSHRRLSILDVTSRAIQPMLNKHRTLAIIFNGEIYNFLEIRKELETLGHSFITSSDTEVLLTAYEEWGSQMLPKLIGMFVFIILDLRKSYLFIARDFFGIKPLFIVRKNKTLFLSSEINSLLNIPEISRKVNPQALYNYLRFGLTNNNVETLFSEIKHFPAAHYAEVDLKTLSFTLTEYWKPQLGVSSYSQKEAVEHLRTLFLESIKLHLRSDVPVGVALSGGIDSSAVIMGMRAIKGPHLNIKSFSYCAENSIYNEERWIDIVATAAQADSYKTHISSYKLWDDLEKLIKIQGEPFGSTSIYAQFRIYELAKTQNIKVMLDGQGADELFAGYRPYLARRLISLIKEKNFPDIYAFIKAIMKVPDLAKSRFFAQVASHFSPTIFEGLGRKIVGESLTPPWLNQKWFSMRGVEFDVLPHKRLSTLKEALLESLTTTVLPALLQYQDRNSMHFSIESRVPFLTPQLVNFAYSLDEELLISKNGQSKFLLREAMQGIVPDIILERKDKIGFATPEQAFLKQLKANITENFIGSFAHRIPALNKPMIIKEWEQFQNNSTPSNPKIWRWINIIKWSEFYDVDHNI is encoded by the coding sequence TTGTACGTTAATAAAGGAATTAATGTGTGCGGTCTGAATGCAATTCTCACTCAAAATAGTCAGGAACATCATCTTTATTATTTAAAGGAAATGCATAAAGGACTCTATCATCGGGGGCCCGATGATGAAGGTTTTTTATCCTGGAACCAGTATGACGACCTAAAACAAAGCACTAATTTTGAGAACCTTTCAACAGGGCAAGTCTTATTGTCTCATCGACGTTTATCCATCCTAGACGTTACATCTCGCGCTATTCAACCAATGCTTAATAAGCACAGAACACTTGCCATTATTTTTAATGGAGAAATTTATAATTTTCTTGAAATTAGGAAAGAACTCGAAACACTAGGACATTCCTTTATCACTTCCTCAGATACAGAAGTACTTCTCACCGCCTATGAAGAATGGGGATCCCAAATGTTACCCAAATTAATAGGAATGTTCGTATTTATTATCTTGGATTTACGTAAATCTTATTTATTTATTGCACGCGATTTTTTTGGGATTAAACCACTCTTTATTGTTAGAAAGAATAAGACATTATTCTTGAGTTCAGAGATTAATTCATTACTTAATATTCCTGAAATTTCCAGAAAAGTTAACCCTCAAGCTCTTTATAATTATTTGCGTTTTGGTCTGACCAATAATAATGTAGAGACTCTTTTTTCTGAGATTAAACATTTTCCAGCCGCTCATTATGCTGAAGTAGATCTTAAAACTTTATCATTTACACTTACTGAATATTGGAAACCTCAGCTAGGAGTTTCCTCTTATTCACAAAAAGAAGCTGTAGAACATTTAAGAACTTTATTTTTAGAAAGTATAAAACTTCATTTACGAAGCGACGTTCCTGTAGGAGTAGCTCTCTCGGGAGGAATAGATTCTTCCGCTGTCATTATGGGAATGCGAGCTATAAAAGGCCCCCATTTAAATATAAAATCATTTAGTTATTGCGCTGAAAATTCAATTTATAATGAAGAACGTTGGATTGATATAGTCGCTACAGCAGCCCAAGCCGACTCTTATAAAACACATATTTCTTCTTATAAACTTTGGGATGATTTAGAAAAATTAATTAAGATTCAAGGAGAACCTTTCGGGAGCACTAGCATTTATGCCCAATTCCGGATCTACGAGCTTGCAAAAACTCAAAATATAAAAGTTATGCTGGATGGGCAAGGAGCTGATGAACTTTTTGCAGGCTATAGACCTTATTTAGCAAGGCGCTTAATTAGTCTCATTAAAGAAAAAAATTTCCCCGATATTTATGCCTTTATTAAAGCAATTATGAAAGTTCCAGATTTAGCAAAATCTCGTTTTTTTGCACAGGTCGCTAGTCATTTTTCCCCTACAATCTTTGAAGGACTAGGTCGAAAGATAGTAGGAGAATCTTTAACACCTCCATGGTTAAATCAAAAGTGGTTTTCCATGCGAGGAGTTGAATTTGATGTTTTACCTCATAAACGCCTCTCTACCCTTAAAGAGGCCCTTTTGGAGAGCCTAACCACAACAGTTCTACCCGCACTTTTACAATATCAAGATCGTAATTCTATGCACTTTTCCATCGAGAGTCGTGTTCCATTTTTAACGCCCCAACTCGTCAATTTTGCATATTCTCTAGATGAAGAACTCTTAATTTCTAAAAATGGTCAATCTAAATTTTTACTTAGAGAAGCCATGCAAGGTATCGTTCCAGATATCATTCTTGAGAGAAAAGATAAGATAGGGTTTGCCACTCCAGAACAAGCTTTTCTAAAACAATTGAAAGCCAATATCACAGAGAATTTTATAGGATCTTTTGCACATCGCATTCCTGCCTTAAATAAGCCAATGATTATTAAAGAATGGGAGCAATTTCAAAATAATTCTACTCCTAGTAATCCCAAAATATGGCGTTGGATCAACATTATAAAATGGTCCGAATTTTATGATGTTGATCATAACATTTAA